The following proteins come from a genomic window of Streptomyces sp. GS7:
- a CDS encoding acetoin utilization protein AcuC has translation MSGRAQLMWDEAVTGYDFGPGHPMDPVRLALTMRLVEAYELDRGPLEVVAAKPAGDSTLRLVHREDYIEAVRRASADPDSADGAYGLGTPDDPAFAGMHEASALIAGQSVGAAEAVWRGDVLHAVNFAGGLHHAMPGGASGFCIYNDAALAVARLLELGAERVAYVDVDVHHGDGVQAAFWEDPRVLTISLHEHPRTLFPQTGWPEETGGQGAEGSAVNVALPAGTGDAGWLRAFHAVVPELLAAFRPQALVTQHGADTHFEDPLAHLAVSLDAQRAVAESCHALAHEHADGRWVALGGGGYEVVDVVPRSWTHLTAIAAGRPIEPTSMVPPAWRHEVFRRTRQLAPQRMTDGRTPTWRDFAEGGYDPADRLDQAVLATRRAVFPAHGLLP, from the coding sequence ATGAGCGGTCGCGCACAGCTGATGTGGGACGAGGCGGTAACGGGCTATGACTTCGGGCCGGGGCACCCGATGGACCCCGTCCGGCTCGCCCTGACCATGCGCCTGGTGGAGGCGTACGAGCTCGACCGCGGGCCGCTGGAGGTGGTCGCGGCCAAGCCGGCCGGGGATTCCACGCTGCGGCTGGTGCACCGCGAGGACTACATCGAGGCGGTCCGTCGGGCCTCCGCCGACCCCGATTCGGCGGATGGCGCGTACGGGCTGGGGACGCCGGACGACCCGGCGTTCGCGGGGATGCACGAGGCGTCGGCGCTGATCGCCGGTCAGTCGGTGGGGGCCGCGGAGGCGGTCTGGCGCGGTGACGTGCTGCACGCGGTGAACTTCGCCGGCGGGCTGCACCACGCGATGCCCGGCGGCGCGTCCGGCTTCTGCATCTACAACGACGCGGCGCTGGCGGTCGCCCGGCTGCTGGAGCTGGGCGCCGAACGGGTGGCGTACGTGGATGTGGACGTGCACCACGGCGACGGCGTCCAGGCGGCGTTCTGGGAGGACCCGCGGGTGCTGACGATCTCGCTGCACGAGCATCCGCGGACGCTGTTCCCGCAGACCGGCTGGCCGGAGGAGACCGGCGGGCAGGGCGCGGAGGGCAGCGCGGTGAACGTGGCGCTGCCGGCCGGGACGGGCGACGCGGGCTGGCTGCGGGCCTTCCACGCGGTGGTGCCCGAGTTGCTGGCGGCGTTCCGGCCGCAGGCCCTGGTCACCCAGCACGGTGCGGACACCCACTTCGAGGACCCGCTCGCGCATCTCGCGGTGAGCCTGGACGCGCAGCGCGCGGTGGCCGAGTCCTGCCACGCGCTGGCCCACGAGCATGCGGACGGCCGCTGGGTCGCGCTCGGTGGCGGCGGCTACGAGGTCGTGGACGTGGTGCCGCGCAGCTGGACGCATCTGACGGCGATCGCGGCGGGCCGGCCGATCGAACCGACCTCGATGGTGCCGCCGGCCTGGCGGCACGAAGTGTTCCGCAGGACGCGGCAGTTGGCGCCGCAGCGGATGACGGACGGAAGGACGCCCACCTGGCGGGACTTCGCCGAGGGCGGTTACGACCCGGCCGACCGGCTGGACCAGGCGGTGCTGGCCACCCGCCGGGCGGTGTTCCCGGCGCACGGGCTGCTGCCGTAG
- a CDS encoding phosphatase gives MLGTGALRAHLIEARLAGTIATVREKSLRRYLLFSARDPRVLLGLDPEGDWAFGEVLRLMGQECGISVDPAHTSGPDVIDPDRTIAGLDRFADRVGVAARRRVPVLLGTGHPHRLLEFYAVLADALSSAGCPVLTPAYGHRVDIATRFGVRTGVLDYVRGVAVMRETGVRGAAGTGGVHTHSPLPVRTALDAAAAAAEQLPALVIGDHGWVCGAGQLGIEAIGLADTDDPALFVGQAEGRVSAVVPLDDGVEAVHYRPLTRYVLDRARLSR, from the coding sequence GTGTTGGGCACCGGTGCGCTGCGGGCGCACCTGATCGAGGCGCGGCTCGCGGGGACGATCGCGACCGTGCGGGAGAAGAGTCTGCGGCGCTATCTGCTCTTCTCGGCGCGCGATCCCCGGGTATTGCTGGGGCTCGATCCGGAAGGGGACTGGGCGTTCGGTGAAGTTCTGCGGCTGATGGGACAGGAGTGCGGGATTTCGGTCGATCCCGCACACACTTCAGGCCCTGATGTGATCGATCCGGATCGCACGATCGCGGGGCTGGACCGTTTCGCGGACCGGGTCGGCGTGGCGGCCCGCCGCCGGGTGCCGGTGCTGCTCGGCACCGGGCATCCGCACCGGCTGCTGGAGTTCTACGCCGTGCTTGCAGACGCTCTCTCGTCGGCGGGCTGCCCTGTCCTCACCCCCGCGTATGGCCACCGTGTCGACATAGCGACCCGGTTCGGCGTACGCACCGGGGTCCTCGATTACGTACGGGGAGTCGCGGTGATGCGCGAAACCGGCGTGCGGGGCGCGGCCGGTACAGGGGGCGTGCACACCCATTCCCCGCTCCCCGTACGGACCGCTCTCGATGCCGCGGCGGCGGCCGCGGAACAGCTTCCCGCCCTGGTCATCGGGGACCATGGCTGGGTCTGTGGGGCAGGTCAGCTGGGTATCGAGGCCATCGGCCTGGCGGACACCGACGACCCGGCGCTGTTCGTCGGGCAGGCGGAGGGGCGGGTGTCGGCGGTGGTGCCGCTCGATGACGGGGTAGAGGCTGTTCACTATCGCCCCCTGACGCGGTATGTACTGGATCGGGCACGTCTGTCCCGGTAG
- a CDS encoding helix-turn-helix domain-containing protein has translation MAADQKPLNEVVFLTVAEVATVMRVSKMTVYRLVHSGHLPAIRVGRSFRVPEQAVHDYLRESFVGVESA, from the coding sequence ATGGCTGCGGACCAGAAGCCTCTGAACGAGGTTGTGTTTTTGACAGTGGCGGAAGTCGCCACGGTGATGCGAGTGTCGAAGATGACCGTGTACCGCTTGGTGCACAGCGGTCATCTGCCCGCGATCCGCGTGGGGCGGTCCTTCCGGGTGCCGGAGCAGGCGGTCCACGACTATCTCCGTGAGTCGTTTGTGGGGGTGGAATCGGCCTGA
- a CDS encoding 30S ribosomal protein bS22, whose amino-acid sequence MGSVIKKRRKRMAKKKHRKLLKRTRVQRRNKK is encoded by the coding sequence GTGGGCTCTGTTATCAAGAAGCGGCGCAAGCGGATGGCCAAGAAGAAGCACCGCAAGCTGCTCAAGCGCACCCGTGTTCAGCGTCGTAACAAGAAGTAA
- a CDS encoding NAD-dependent epimerase/dehydratase family protein, whose translation MGNVVLVTGAARQLGGRFVRRIQRDPDVDRVIGVDAVPPEHHLGGAEFLKADIRHPAIARVLAETGVDTVVHMDINGTPLGSRGSRASVKETNVIGTMQLLGACQKSPNVQRVVIKSSTSVYGSAPRDPAVFTENTPPKSLSSGGFAKDTVEVEGYVRGFARRRPDVAVCVLRFANILGPCADSPLAEYFSLPVLPTVLGYDPRLQFVHEDDAIEVLRIAAAEPRRGTLNSGTFNIAGDGVLLLSQTSRRLGRPTLPLFLPTVTWAGTALRSIGITDFSPEQIRMLTHGRVVETTQMRETLGFHPQYTTAETFAEFARSRGPGLLPPESLARTVDRLAGVLTARGGPTQ comes from the coding sequence TTGGGCAACGTCGTGCTCGTCACGGGAGCCGCACGGCAGCTGGGGGGCCGGTTCGTCCGCAGGATCCAGCGTGATCCCGACGTCGACCGGGTGATCGGGGTCGACGCCGTGCCACCGGAGCACCATCTGGGCGGTGCCGAATTCCTCAAGGCCGATATCCGGCATCCGGCGATCGCCAGGGTCCTGGCGGAGACCGGCGTCGACACCGTCGTCCACATGGACATCAACGGCACGCCCCTGGGCAGCCGCGGCAGCCGGGCCTCCGTCAAGGAGACCAACGTCATCGGGACCATGCAGCTGCTCGGCGCCTGCCAGAAGTCCCCGAACGTCCAGCGCGTGGTCATCAAGTCCAGCACCAGCGTCTACGGCTCCGCACCCCGCGACCCGGCCGTCTTCACCGAGAACACCCCGCCCAAGTCGCTGTCCAGCGGCGGCTTCGCCAAGGACACCGTCGAAGTCGAGGGGTACGTACGCGGCTTCGCCCGGCGCCGGCCCGACGTGGCGGTGTGCGTGCTGCGCTTCGCCAACATCCTCGGCCCGTGCGCGGACTCCCCGCTCGCCGAGTACTTCTCGCTCCCCGTGCTGCCGACCGTCCTCGGCTACGACCCCCGGCTCCAGTTCGTCCACGAGGACGACGCGATCGAGGTGCTGCGGATCGCCGCCGCCGAGCCGCGCCGGGGCACGCTCAACAGCGGCACCTTCAACATCGCCGGCGACGGCGTCCTGCTGCTCTCGCAGACCTCCCGGCGACTGGGGCGGCCCACGCTGCCGCTGTTCCTGCCGACGGTGACCTGGGCCGGTACGGCGCTGCGGTCCATCGGCATCACGGACTTCTCCCCGGAACAGATCCGGATGCTCACGCACGGACGGGTCGTCGAGACCACGCAGATGCGCGAGACACTGGGGTTCCACCCGCAGTACACGACGGCGGAGACCTTCGCGGAATTCGCCCGCAGCCGCGGACCCGGGCTGCTGCCGCCCGAGTCCCTCGCCCGCACCGTCGACCGGCTCGCCGGCGTGCTGACCGCACGCGGCGGCCCGACCCAGTGA